From Paenibacillus sp. V4I7, one genomic window encodes:
- a CDS encoding glycoside hydrolase family 52 protein yields the protein MPKNLFFNAHHSPMGAFASFTLGFPGKKGGFDLEQGRPPEQNIYIGLETNQGGTYEALPFFEYSADGETESQRYDIENPDPNPNKPKIVFPFAQSGITRQFEVGTDTWSAGDLAFRLYSQAQSIPDPTASSEEELRLALVPAVLAEITVDNTKGTSSRRMFFGYQGTDPYSSMRRLDDTMDQVAGIGQGRITAIVSKDPDVRSALHFSIEDILTVYPIENLTFGLGAVGALFADTAAGEKRTYRFAICFHRSGIVTAGHDASYMYARLFKDIEAVGRFALDHFDELAARADQSNDRIGASKLSNDQKFMLSHAIRSYYGSSQLLDMDGEPFWVVNEGEYRMMNTFDLTVDQLFYELELNPWTVKNELDMFVKRYSYEDRVRFPGDSTEYPGGISFTHDMGVANTLSRPNYSSYELYGLQGCFSHMTHEQLVNWVLCAATYAEQTGDQLWLEQNIAILEQCLQSMLNRDNPDPSLRNGIMALDSTRTMGGAEITTYDSLDVSLGQARNNIYLAGKCWASYLAMERIFNRYGRDKIARIAGDQALKCATTLVGYVTEDGYIPAVVGEGNDSRIIPAIEGLVFPYFTGCKEALDENGRYGFYIQALKKHLTTVLVADVCLFPDGGWKLSSTSNNSWLSKIYLCQFVARQILGLPWEAQGTAADAAHVTWLTHPQLSFWSWSDQIISGEIQGSKYYPRGVTSILWLLEDNYQAV from the coding sequence ATGCCGAAAAATCTATTTTTTAATGCCCATCATTCACCTATGGGAGCGTTCGCAAGTTTCACACTTGGATTCCCAGGGAAAAAAGGGGGCTTCGACCTCGAACAAGGCCGTCCGCCTGAACAAAACATCTATATAGGTTTGGAAACCAATCAGGGAGGTACTTACGAGGCTCTACCTTTTTTTGAATATAGTGCGGATGGCGAAACTGAAAGTCAACGTTATGACATTGAGAATCCCGACCCGAATCCGAATAAGCCTAAAATTGTATTTCCTTTCGCACAAAGTGGGATCACCAGACAATTTGAAGTGGGGACAGATACGTGGTCAGCGGGAGATCTGGCTTTTCGACTATACTCTCAAGCACAATCTATACCGGATCCTACTGCTAGTTCCGAAGAGGAGCTGCGTCTTGCCTTAGTTCCGGCTGTGCTGGCTGAGATTACTGTGGACAATACGAAAGGAACCTCTTCCAGAAGAATGTTCTTTGGTTATCAAGGGACAGATCCATACAGCTCGATGCGCCGACTAGACGATACGATGGATCAGGTGGCTGGCATTGGGCAAGGTCGGATTACCGCAATCGTTTCTAAGGATCCTGATGTGCGCTCGGCACTGCATTTTAGTATCGAGGACATTTTGACTGTATATCCCATCGAAAATTTGACTTTCGGTCTGGGGGCCGTAGGCGCACTTTTTGCCGACACAGCTGCTGGCGAGAAACGGACTTATCGCTTCGCGATATGTTTCCACCGTTCTGGCATTGTGACAGCCGGTCATGATGCTTCGTATATGTATGCACGTTTATTTAAGGACATTGAAGCGGTAGGACGCTTTGCATTAGATCACTTCGATGAGCTAGCTGCACGAGCGGATCAAAGTAATGATCGCATCGGGGCATCCAAACTTTCAAATGACCAGAAGTTCATGCTATCGCATGCGATTCGCAGCTATTATGGCAGCTCGCAGCTGCTGGATATGGACGGTGAGCCGTTCTGGGTCGTGAACGAAGGGGAATACCGCATGATGAACACCTTTGATCTCACCGTTGACCAATTATTTTATGAGCTTGAATTGAATCCGTGGACTGTAAAAAATGAACTGGATATGTTCGTTAAGCGCTACAGCTATGAAGATAGAGTACGATTCCCTGGAGATTCTACAGAATATCCGGGTGGCATTAGTTTTACACATGATATGGGTGTTGCCAATACCCTCTCAAGACCCAATTATTCTTCGTATGAGCTGTACGGACTGCAAGGCTGTTTCTCACATATGACCCATGAACAGCTTGTGAATTGGGTTTTATGCGCAGCTACTTATGCAGAACAGACCGGTGACCAACTATGGTTGGAGCAAAATATAGCTATTCTCGAACAATGCCTTCAAAGCATGTTGAATAGGGATAACCCTGATCCTAGTCTGCGTAACGGCATCATGGCGCTGGATAGCACGCGTACGATGGGGGGAGCGGAGATTACCACGTATGATAGTTTGGACGTATCCTTGGGGCAAGCTCGTAACAACATTTATTTGGCTGGTAAGTGTTGGGCGTCTTACTTGGCTATGGAGCGTATTTTCAACCGTTATGGCCGTGATAAAATCGCGCGAATTGCCGGAGACCAAGCGCTGAAGTGCGCAACCACGCTTGTTGGTTATGTGACCGAGGATGGGTACATTCCGGCTGTTGTTGGTGAAGGTAATGATTCTCGCATCATCCCGGCTATTGAAGGTCTTGTCTTCCCTTACTTTACTGGCTGTAAAGAAGCACTCGATGAAAATGGCCGCTATGGCTTTTACATTCAAGCGCTGAAGAAGCATCTCACAACGGTGCTCGTAGCTGATGTGTGCTTGTTCCCTGATGGCGGTTGGAAACTTTCATCCACAAGCAACAACTCATGGCTGAGTAAAATATATTTGTGTCAGTTTGTAGCACGGCAAATTCTGGGGCTTCCCTGGGAAGCGCAAGGAACTGCAGCTGATGCTGCGCATGTCACCTGGCTCACGCATCCGCAGTTGTCGTTTTGGAGCTGGAGTGATCAAATCATATCCGGGGAAATTCAAGGAAGTAAATATTACCCACGCGGTGTAACTAGTATCCTCTGGCTGTTAGAGGATAATTATCAGGCAGTCTAG
- a CDS encoding DUF3055 domain-containing protein — protein MSDYDFLYDHQEETTTRFVCFVGNALHRFDLAIMTTSRYFGKKLVIDLQSGRSAVIGPDDLAEEGYLEHVYKLNEEQALELNEFLSQIIGSIHFTDI, from the coding sequence ATGTCTGATTATGACTTTTTATACGACCATCAGGAAGAAACAACAACGCGTTTCGTTTGTTTCGTTGGCAACGCACTGCACCGATTTGATCTCGCAATTATGACTACATCCCGTTATTTCGGCAAAAAGCTTGTTATTGATTTGCAATCCGGACGCAGCGCTGTTATTGGTCCAGATGATCTGGCTGAAGAAGGATATTTGGAACATGTGTATAAACTGAATGAGGAACAAGCGCTAGAACTTAATGAATTCTTGTCGCAAATTATAGGTTCCATTCATTTTACGGATATTTAA
- a CDS encoding HRDC domain-containing protein: MNIVFLNTLEKEAGDHRVTSAQVSIGEEQGIWNVYWNEPDSAGKIQQDQWYQGVSWDEMLSAFRQGLRDKVRSGYRPLVSTDLESAQGLSGKARMTQMLTYYCEENPSEEVYETLRAWRREQAAREGKAPYILATNRVLRMISVFLPQSKEELQQIPGFGEQKTTMYAADVLNLTTEYTRSNGFPLDWVAKSVDTVKFEAWLHAQKEQKLRTELDREVSKRKLLEIVAGGGSLADLQAVLTMPRRELLLWVEDLEREGYDMDPLVEAELASILEEEQIKAWNAFESEGDRYLKPVLQRIIGTEELKGKELDRAYEWLRLLRLRFRREKERFASQAAS, encoded by the coding sequence ATGAACATTGTATTTCTGAACACTTTGGAGAAAGAAGCGGGGGATCATCGCGTTACATCAGCCCAAGTATCGATTGGGGAAGAACAAGGCATTTGGAATGTCTATTGGAATGAGCCTGATAGCGCTGGAAAAATTCAGCAAGATCAGTGGTATCAAGGGGTGAGCTGGGATGAGATGCTGAGTGCTTTCCGTCAGGGACTGCGGGATAAAGTACGTTCCGGTTACCGTCCGCTTGTTAGTACGGATTTGGAATCAGCGCAGGGACTGTCAGGCAAAGCCAGAATGACACAGATGCTGACTTACTACTGCGAAGAAAATCCAAGTGAGGAAGTGTACGAAACGCTCCGCGCGTGGAGGCGTGAACAAGCTGCTCGTGAGGGGAAAGCACCGTATATTCTCGCCACGAACCGTGTGCTTCGCATGATCTCCGTCTTTCTACCCCAGAGCAAGGAAGAGCTGCAGCAAATTCCTGGCTTCGGTGAGCAGAAGACGACCATGTACGCGGCAGATGTGCTCAATCTCACAACTGAGTATACACGTTCGAATGGCTTTCCTTTAGATTGGGTAGCTAAAAGCGTAGATACAGTAAAGTTTGAGGCTTGGCTCCACGCACAGAAGGAACAAAAGCTGCGTACAGAGCTTGACCGTGAAGTTAGCAAGCGCAAGCTTCTTGAGATTGTTGCTGGCGGAGGAAGCTTGGCGGATTTGCAAGCAGTGCTAACTATGCCGCGCAGGGAACTGCTGCTTTGGGTCGAGGATTTGGAGCGAGAGGGATACGATATGGATCCGCTTGTGGAAGCGGAGCTTGCTTCGATCCTGGAAGAAGAACAGATCAAAGCCTGGAATGCCTTCGAATCGGAAGGTGACCGTTACCTGAAGCCGGTGCTGCAGCGCATCATCGGCACGGAGGAGCTCAAAGGCAAAGAACTTGACCGTGCCTATGAGTGGCTGCGCTTGCTTCGTTTGCGCTTCCGCAGGGAGAAGGAAAGGTTTGCTTCTCAAGCTGCAAGCTAG
- the tyrS gene encoding tyrosine--tRNA ligase — MLIWDQLTEEQQQEVERQLFIIKRGAAEIVPEEALKQKIMHAVVTGKPLKVKLGLDPSAPDIHIGHTVVLQKLRQFQDLGHEVQLIIGDFTGRIGDPTGKSETRKQLSEEDVKHNAQTYQTQLSKILDLTKTTFYYNSSWLGALKFDDVLKLAGKVTVARMLERDDFAKRYAANQPIHVHEFFYPLMQGYDSVSLESDIELGGTDQTFNILMGRTLQSAYEMKDSQVAILMPLLEGLDGVQKMSKSLRNYIGIDELPSEIFGKTMSIPDSLMTKYYELTTTISNESLIDLKQGLEAGAIHPRDAKMTLAKEYVQMYHGVQAAEEAEQHFITVFQKRALPEDIEEMTLSISQLEDGQISIIKLLVLLELQASNGEARRSVEQGAVKINEQKISHIHEQITPKDGDIIQVGKRKFVKIKLI, encoded by the coding sequence ATGTTGATATGGGATCAGCTTACTGAAGAACAGCAGCAGGAAGTGGAACGCCAACTGTTTATCATTAAACGAGGTGCTGCCGAAATTGTGCCCGAGGAAGCTCTCAAGCAAAAGATCATGCACGCAGTGGTTACAGGAAAGCCGTTAAAAGTGAAGCTTGGCTTAGATCCATCTGCACCGGATATTCATATTGGACACACCGTTGTTTTGCAGAAGCTGCGTCAATTTCAAGATTTAGGACATGAGGTTCAACTCATTATCGGAGATTTCACAGGACGTATCGGGGATCCGACCGGAAAGTCAGAGACACGCAAGCAGCTGTCAGAGGAAGATGTTAAGCACAATGCGCAAACGTATCAGACGCAATTATCCAAAATATTGGATTTGACCAAGACGACCTTTTACTACAACTCATCTTGGCTTGGAGCGCTTAAATTCGATGATGTGCTGAAGCTAGCAGGTAAAGTAACGGTTGCACGCATGCTAGAGCGGGATGATTTTGCAAAAAGATACGCGGCTAACCAGCCGATTCATGTTCATGAGTTTTTCTACCCTTTAATGCAGGGCTATGACTCAGTTTCTCTTGAAAGTGACATTGAGCTGGGCGGAACGGATCAAACCTTCAATATTTTGATGGGCCGAACGCTCCAAAGTGCTTATGAGATGAAAGATAGTCAGGTAGCGATTCTGATGCCGCTGCTCGAAGGATTGGATGGTGTTCAAAAAATGAGCAAAAGCTTGCGAAATTACATTGGCATCGATGAGCTTCCTAGCGAAATTTTCGGCAAGACGATGTCGATTCCGGATTCGCTCATGACCAAATACTACGAGTTAACAACGACCATCTCAAATGAATCGCTGATTGATCTAAAACAAGGGCTAGAAGCAGGTGCCATCCATCCAAGAGATGCCAAGATGACTCTGGCCAAGGAATATGTGCAAATGTATCATGGTGTGCAGGCGGCAGAAGAAGCAGAACAGCATTTTATAACCGTGTTCCAAAAGCGAGCTTTGCCCGAAGACATCGAAGAAATGACTCTAAGCATCAGCCAACTGGAAGATGGTCAAATCTCCATCATTAAGCTTCTCGTTTTACTAGAACTGCAAGCTTCCAACGGGGAAGCAAGACGAAGTGTGGAACAAGGGGCAGTGAAAATCAATGAACAGAAAATCTCACATATTCATGAACAAATAACCCCAAAGGATGGGGATATTATTCAGGTGGGAAAACGGAAATTCGTTAAAATTAAGCTGATTTAA
- the corA gene encoding magnesium/cobalt transporter CorA, whose product MKTRWVQNGIFTLVDDVSVALTPPERGFYWIDAGVEDLEILQPLFHLHDLAVEDCLSEEEQRPKIEFYDSHYFIVINSIRFDDEEIFLRALNLFLSKHVIITVTRQKINELRALKPFLWEEEVNSADRFLYHLVDLVVDNYVAVGDRIEAKIEKLEEDILVATKKSHLNEIIGLRSEILWLKKVLVPQRDVIGTLGKKELRLIDHQLQKYFGDIYENAVKIVDTFDTLRDLMGNLREAYQSSVANRANEIMRVFTATSTIFMPLTFITGVFGMNFDNVLGMQIAHGDSIVLVFMAALGIGMYVLFRKKEWL is encoded by the coding sequence ATGAAAACACGGTGGGTTCAGAATGGCATTTTTACGTTGGTTGATGACGTATCTGTCGCCCTAACACCTCCAGAAAGAGGCTTTTATTGGATTGATGCAGGGGTAGAGGACTTAGAGATCCTTCAACCTTTGTTCCATCTTCATGATTTGGCCGTGGAGGATTGCTTAAGCGAAGAGGAACAACGTCCAAAAATTGAATTCTACGATTCCCATTATTTTATCGTTATTAATAGTATTCGATTTGATGATGAAGAAATTTTTCTTCGCGCACTTAATCTATTTCTAAGCAAACATGTCATTATCACCGTTACTAGACAAAAAATTAATGAACTTCGAGCTTTGAAACCTTTTCTCTGGGAAGAGGAAGTAAACAGCGCCGATCGTTTCCTATATCATCTGGTCGATCTTGTCGTCGATAATTATGTGGCGGTCGGTGACCGTATCGAGGCCAAGATTGAAAAGCTGGAAGAAGACATCCTGGTGGCAACGAAGAAGTCGCATTTGAATGAAATTATCGGTCTTCGTTCCGAGATTCTATGGCTCAAAAAGGTGCTAGTTCCTCAGCGTGATGTAATTGGAACACTTGGCAAGAAAGAGCTTAGACTGATTGACCATCAGCTGCAAAAATATTTCGGAGACATTTATGAAAATGCCGTAAAGATCGTGGATACGTTTGATACGCTTCGCGATCTCATGGGCAACTTACGAGAAGCCTATCAGTCTAGCGTCGCTAACCGTGCGAATGAGATCATGCGCGTCTTCACGGCAACCTCGACGATATTCATGCCCTTGACGTTCATTACCGGTGTTTTCGGGATGAACTTTGATAATGTTCTCGGCATGCAAATCGCACACGGTGATTCGATCGTGCTGGTCTTTATGGCGGCATTAGGCATTGGCATGTATGTGCTATTTCGTAAGAAAGAATGGCTGTAG
- the metA gene encoding homoserine O-succinyltransferase, giving the protein MPIKIPDNLPAKEILNQENIFTMDESVAYHQDIRPLRIALLNLMPTKETTETQLLRLIGNTPLQVEFVLLHPKTHTSKNTSVEHLEMFYKTFDDIKDEKLDGMIITGAPVEQMEFEDVNYWEELTQILNWSKHNVTSTLHICWAAQAGLYHHFGVRKFALENKMFGVFPHTVQVPNTKLLRGFDEVFHVPQSRHTDIRREDIEQCPDLEILSESEESGVYIAATRDGKHIFVTGHSEYDACSLKWEYDRDVSKGLSIEIPKNYYPNNDPSRLPYNTWRAHANLLFSNWLNYYVYQETPFELNANINESLASSQL; this is encoded by the coding sequence ATGCCGATCAAGATTCCTGACAACCTGCCTGCCAAAGAAATTTTAAACCAAGAGAACATCTTCACCATGGACGAATCTGTCGCGTATCACCAGGATATACGTCCACTTCGAATTGCTTTATTGAATCTGATGCCAACCAAAGAAACGACGGAGACGCAGCTGCTGCGCTTAATCGGGAATACGCCATTGCAGGTGGAATTCGTGCTTCTGCATCCCAAAACTCATACTTCTAAGAACACGTCCGTCGAGCACTTGGAAATGTTTTATAAAACATTTGACGATATTAAAGATGAAAAGCTGGATGGCATGATTATCACGGGTGCTCCTGTCGAACAGATGGAATTCGAAGATGTGAATTACTGGGAGGAATTGACGCAAATCCTGAATTGGAGTAAGCACAACGTCACTTCTACCTTGCATATTTGTTGGGCAGCTCAAGCGGGCTTGTATCATCATTTCGGTGTGCGAAAGTTTGCGCTCGAGAACAAGATGTTCGGTGTATTTCCTCATACTGTTCAGGTGCCGAATACGAAGCTGCTGCGCGGCTTTGATGAAGTCTTTCATGTACCGCAATCGCGTCATACCGACATTCGTCGTGAAGACATTGAACAATGTCCGGATTTGGAGATTTTATCAGAATCTGAAGAGTCAGGTGTTTATATTGCCGCAACGCGTGATGGGAAGCATATTTTCGTAACAGGGCATTCGGAATATGATGCTTGTTCATTGAAATGGGAGTACGATCGGGATGTGAGTAAAGGGCTTTCAATCGAGATCCCCAAAAATTATTACCCGAATAATGATCCGAGCAGACTGCCTTATAATACTTGGAGAGCGCATGCGAATCTTCTTTTCTCCAATTGGTTGAATTATTATGTATATCAAGAAACACCATTTGAACTGAACGCTAACATCAACGAAAGCTTGGCAAGCTCACAATTGTAA
- a CDS encoding aminotransferase class I/II-fold pyridoxal phosphate-dependent enzyme has product MKIESRLAQIGSIQEPVTGAISFPVYQATAFRHPKLGQSTGFDYARTKSPTRKVLEDAIAQLESGDAGFACSSGMAALQTIFAYFSQGDHLIVSLDLYGGTYRLLEKIMSRFGVSATYVDTNDLDGLEAAYQPNTKGLVIETPTNPLMMITDLELVCTWARKKGIVSIVDNTLLTPYLQRPIELGADIVIHSATKYLGGHNDVLAGLIVTKGKELSEQMAFLHNSIGAVLGPQDSWLLMRGMKTLALRMERHEQNATAIAQFLLEHPLIDEVYYPALETHPGYAIQNKQSSGNTGIFSFKVKDARLVEPILRHIQLIAFAESLGGVESLMTYPAVQTHADIPLEIRQQIGVDDRLLRFSVGIEHIDDLIADLSNALSKAQAELEGDSLS; this is encoded by the coding sequence TTGAAAATCGAAAGTCGTCTCGCCCAAATTGGCTCTATTCAAGAACCCGTTACTGGAGCTATCAGCTTCCCAGTCTACCAAGCTACTGCGTTCCGTCATCCAAAGCTTGGGCAAAGTACAGGATTCGACTATGCACGTACGAAAAGCCCGACACGCAAGGTGCTCGAGGATGCTATTGCTCAGCTGGAGTCTGGAGATGCGGGCTTTGCTTGTTCCTCAGGAATGGCTGCGCTGCAAACCATTTTTGCTTATTTCAGCCAAGGAGATCATCTGATTGTTTCCTTGGATTTATATGGCGGAACGTACCGGCTGCTTGAGAAAATCATGTCGCGCTTCGGTGTGTCCGCTACGTATGTTGACACGAATGATTTAGATGGGTTGGAAGCGGCGTACCAGCCGAATACCAAAGGGCTTGTCATTGAGACACCGACGAATCCGCTGATGATGATTACAGACCTTGAGCTTGTGTGCACATGGGCTCGCAAGAAGGGCATCGTATCGATTGTCGATAACACCTTGTTAACGCCGTATCTTCAACGTCCAATTGAGCTTGGTGCTGATATCGTCATTCATAGCGCGACCAAGTACCTCGGCGGTCATAATGACGTACTGGCTGGTCTCATCGTGACCAAGGGCAAAGAGCTCTCGGAGCAGATGGCTTTCCTGCACAACTCCATTGGTGCTGTGCTTGGACCGCAAGACAGCTGGCTCCTTATGAGGGGAATGAAGACGCTTGCGCTTCGCATGGAGCGTCATGAACAGAATGCAACGGCGATCGCGCAATTCTTATTGGAACACCCGCTGATCGATGAAGTTTACTACCCTGCGTTGGAAACACACCCTGGTTATGCGATTCAGAATAAGCAGTCCAGTGGAAACACGGGTATTTTCTCCTTTAAAGTAAAGGATGCAAGACTGGTTGAACCGATCCTTCGTCACATCCAGCTCATTGCTTTCGCGGAAAGCTTAGGCGGTGTCGAATCACTTATGACCTATCCAGCTGTACAAACACATGCGGATATTCCACTTGAAATTCGTCAGCAAATCGGTGTAGATGACCGTCTTTTACGCTTCTCTGTTGGCATCGAGCATATTGATGATCTGATTGCGGATCTTTCCAATGCTCTCAGCAAGGCGCAAGCCGAATTGGAAGGAGATTCGTTATCATGA
- a CDS encoding PLP-dependent aspartate aminotransferase family protein, with amino-acid sequence MNHPQDDKRKPHGKFATKLIHFGGEIDEATGASSVPLYQASTFHQADLEVSPEYDYTRSGNPTRQALEDYIALLEGGTRGFAFASGMAAISSAFMLLSQGDHVICTEDVYGGTYRLLTTIMNRMGVESTFVDMTDIAQVRAALRSNTRAVFIETPSNPTLRITDIAEVAAFAKEHDLLTMLDNTFMTPYHQRPIELGIDIVLHSATKFLGGHSDVLAGLAVVANDSLGRRMKQIQNGMGNVLGIQDSWLLIRGMKTLRARMEMSETSARRLANWLSEQPDIDVVYYPGLPNHPRRDVHEKQSLGYGAVVSFDVGSGEKAKKLLSKVRIPLVAVSLGAVESILSYPAMMSHASMPKEVRLLRGITDGLVRYSVGLEDIEDIIEDLEQALRG; translated from the coding sequence ATGAACCATCCACAAGATGATAAACGTAAACCGCATGGCAAATTTGCAACGAAGCTCATTCATTTCGGTGGAGAGATCGATGAAGCGACAGGAGCATCCAGTGTGCCTTTGTACCAAGCTTCAACCTTTCATCAAGCCGACTTAGAAGTCTCACCAGAGTATGACTATACACGTTCGGGCAATCCAACCCGTCAAGCTTTGGAAGACTACATTGCATTACTTGAAGGCGGTACTCGCGGATTTGCTTTCGCTTCGGGTATGGCGGCTATTTCATCAGCCTTCATGCTTTTGTCGCAGGGTGATCATGTTATTTGTACGGAAGATGTTTATGGTGGTACATATCGCCTGCTGACAACGATTATGAATCGTATGGGCGTTGAGTCGACATTCGTTGATATGACCGATATCGCCCAAGTACGTGCAGCACTGCGTTCTAACACTAGAGCGGTATTCATCGAGACACCATCGAATCCGACACTCCGAATTACAGACATCGCCGAAGTTGCTGCTTTTGCTAAAGAGCACGATTTGCTTACGATGCTGGATAATACGTTCATGACACCTTACCATCAGCGTCCAATCGAGCTGGGCATTGATATTGTGCTGCATAGTGCAACGAAGTTCCTCGGCGGACATAGTGATGTACTCGCAGGCTTGGCCGTAGTGGCCAATGACAGTCTAGGTCGCAGAATGAAACAAATCCAGAATGGCATGGGAAATGTACTAGGCATTCAAGATTCTTGGCTGTTGATCCGTGGGATGAAAACCTTGCGAGCTCGTATGGAAATGTCCGAAACTAGTGCCCGTAGACTGGCAAATTGGCTTTCAGAGCAGCCTGATATTGATGTTGTGTACTACCCAGGACTTCCGAACCATCCTCGTAGAGACGTTCATGAAAAGCAGTCTTTAGGCTATGGAGCAGTGGTTTCGTTCGATGTTGGTTCCGGCGAGAAAGCGAAAAAGCTATTAAGCAAAGTGCGTATTCCACTCGTTGCGGTAAGCTTGGGTGCAGTGGAGAGCATCTTGTCCTATCCAGCTATGATGTCACATGCCTCGATGCCGAAGGAAGTTCGCTTACTTCGCGGCATTACGGACGGTCTTGTGCGGTATTCGGTAGGTCTTGAAGATATCGAAGACATTATTGAAGATTTGGAACAAGCCCTTCGCGGTTAG
- the mqnC gene encoding cyclic dehypoxanthinyl futalosine synthase produces MKPIDRILYKAQSGGRIDVEECITLFESDQIEKIGDTANQIMKKWHPDPITTFVIGRNINYTNICDVYCRFCAFYRPPGSSEGYVLPDETIFQKIQETLDVDGTEILMQGGTNPNLPFSYYTNILREIKKRFDITMHSFSPAEIMKMKDVSDGLSLEEVVRQLHEAGLDSLPGGGAEILDDRTRRKISKLKGSWRDWMDVMQTAHKIGMHTTGTMVIGFGESMEERALHMLRIRDAQDDVLFQKLNTPGFLAFIPWTFQPDNTNMKAEKVTPEEYLKTLAISRIMLDNVPNFQSSWVTMGPEVGKQTLSYGCNDFGSTMIEENVVSAAGTTHKVNVNSTLRIIREAGKIPAQRNTKYQTLRVFDDESLVIDKDFVMQN; encoded by the coding sequence GTGAAACCGATTGATCGCATTTTATATAAAGCACAGTCAGGCGGACGAATTGATGTAGAGGAATGTATTACGCTGTTCGAATCCGATCAAATAGAGAAGATTGGCGACACTGCCAACCAGATTATGAAGAAATGGCACCCCGATCCAATAACGACATTCGTCATTGGGCGGAATATTAACTATACGAATATTTGTGACGTTTATTGCAGATTTTGTGCGTTTTACCGTCCACCGGGTTCATCAGAAGGTTACGTATTGCCGGATGAAACCATTTTCCAGAAGATCCAAGAGACTCTGGATGTAGATGGGACCGAAATCCTCATGCAGGGCGGCACGAATCCGAATCTTCCATTCAGCTATTACACGAATATCCTTCGAGAGATTAAGAAACGTTTTGACATCACGATGCATTCTTTCTCGCCAGCTGAAATTATGAAAATGAAAGATGTTTCAGATGGTCTATCTTTAGAGGAAGTCGTTCGTCAATTGCACGAAGCAGGACTCGATTCTTTGCCAGGTGGCGGCGCAGAAATTTTGGATGATCGCACTAGACGCAAAATTAGTAAGCTAAAAGGTTCATGGCGCGATTGGATGGACGTTATGCAAACCGCTCACAAAATTGGTATGCATACAACGGGAACCATGGTTATCGGTTTTGGCGAATCCATGGAAGAGCGCGCGCTTCATATGCTGCGTATTCGTGATGCGCAAGATGATGTGCTGTTCCAGAAGCTCAATACACCTGGCTTCCTAGCTTTCATTCCTTGGACATTCCAACCAGATAATACGAACATGAAGGCAGAGAAAGTCACGCCTGAGGAGTACTTGAAGACGCTGGCGATTAGCCGAATTATGCTGGATAACGTTCCTAACTTCCAATCGTCTTGGGTGACAATGGGACCTGAGGTAGGCAAGCAAACGCTCAGCTATGGCTGCAACGACTTTGGAAGTACGATGATTGAGGAGAACGTGGTCTCCGCGGCAGGTACAACGCACAAGGTCAACGTAAACTCTACGCTGCGAATTATTCGTGAAGCAGGTAAAATTCCTGCACAGCGGAATACAAAATACCAAACTTTGCGAGTGTTTGATGATGAGTCGCTCGTTATTGATAAAGATTTCGTGATGCAGAACTAA
- a CDS encoding GGDEF domain-containing protein: protein MKTRVGLNDFVARYSGEEFAIIFTEKATEEIFEILERIRWQISQSKYEELNKQSVTISIGFSEYRPGTSKETLFSGANQSLYKAKMTGKNKTDIHTAPLKEAK, encoded by the coding sequence CTGAAAACCCGAGTGGGCTTAAACGATTTTGTTGCTAGATATAGCGGAGAAGAGTTTGCTATTATCTTCACGGAGAAAGCTACCGAAGAAATATTTGAAATATTGGAACGAATTCGCTGGCAAATATCTCAATCGAAATATGAGGAATTAAACAAACAATCCGTGACCATTTCCATCGGATTCAGTGAGTATCGCCCGGGGACTAGTAAAGAAACCCTATTCTCAGGCGCAAATCAATCGTTGTATAAAGCCAAAATGACAGGTAAAAACAAAACGGACATTCATACCGCTCCGCTTAAGGAAGCAAAATAA